The Oscarella lobularis chromosome 4, ooOscLobu1.1, whole genome shotgun sequence nucleotide sequence TGATCTATTGACATCCAAAGAATGCAATATTTATGCCAAGAGCAAAGTAAGTGGTTTGATTTGTGTTTCATTGTCAGCATTTGGGCATGTTTGTAGCAAGGTGATGGAGCCTTCGCAATGGCAAGTTGGAATGGAGACGTCGAACTCGCTGAGAAATTAATTCAACTTGGATTGGATGTCAATGAATCTCAAAGCGTAGGCAATCACTGAATGAGTGTCTGTAGCACTAGATGAATTATTTAATGTAGGATGGCTACACTTCCCTGCACTGGGCGTGCAACAAAGGGCATCTTAAACTAGCAgaatttcttattagaaaCGGTGCCAAGCTTGAAGTTAAGAGTGAGGTAGTCGTGGTTCTTATGTCCATTCATTTATTAAAATTGCTTACGTTTCTGTACAGCTTGGAGATACGCCTTTTCTTGTGGCTTGCAATTATCAacgcgtgggcgtggttgaTCTATTGATATCTAAAAGATGCAATATTTATGCCAAGAGAAAAGTAAGTGATTTGATTTGTGTTTGATTGTAAACATTTGTATATGTGTGTAGCGAGGTGATGGAGCCTTGGCAATGGCAAGTTGGATTGGAAACGTCGAACTTGCTGGGAAATTAATTCGACTTGGATTGGATGTCAACGAAACTCAAGCGGTAGGTGGTCAAAGAAATTATCAGTGTCTGTAGTgcttgattgattgattattCAGTTTGGCTACACTTCCTTGCACTGGGCAGCTCAACACGGGCATCTTGAATTAGCGgaatttcttattagaaaTGGCGCCAATGTTGAAGTTCAGAGCGAGGTATCTTCTGTGTTTTAATTCATTCTGTCAAAGTTTTTTAGTAGTCTTTTCTACTGTCTTTGCATCATCAAGTTTTCTTCTGACGTTGTAGGACGGACGGACGCCAATTTTATGTTCTGCGGCGAGCGACAATATCAATTTGCTGTATATGTTCATATCAAAAGGATGTGACGTTCAAGCAAAGAATAAGGAAGTTATTTTTAGCGCGAGAGCTTCGTTCTTTACTGGGATTTTTACAGTGGGGTCGAGGCATGTTGGGATCAGCTAGTGTTTATGGCCAAGTTgaaatgacgaagaaactTCTTGAAATGGAATTCTTGCTATCTGAAACGGACTACGTATTGAGTAGATGTTTTCTTGGGTGCAGCAGTATCAATAGTTTTGATTTAGTTTCGACGTACGTCACTTCATTGGGCGGCAATGTATGATAGAAAGGAAGTTGCTGAAGTTTTAATTGAAAGAGGAGCCAATGTTGAGGCTCAAGACAAGGTCAGTTTCATATATAAAGTTTGGCAGTGCTATGATTGAACTTTATAGTGGGGGAGAACGCCCTTTCATAACGCTGTTTGTTATGGGCACAATGAATTTGCTAAGTTCCTTCTGAACAAGGGTTGCAATGTTTGCTCAATTGATCATGTAAGAGTATGACATTTTCActtgttaattaatattgtAACACTTCTATTTCTCAATAGGAAGGCCACGGCGCCTTGGCATTGGCTTGTATTGCAAAACATCGTAATACAGCAGAATGGCTACTTTCAAAGTTCAGTGACCAGGTTCTTCAAGTTGTTCATCTTAATATTACGTGAATTGTCCAATTGACATTTGCATTAGGATTTAAATTCGGTTCTTCACTTGGCAGCCCAAACTGATGCTGACAGAATAGTTGGTTTACTAATTTCCAACGGCGCCCATATTGAAGCTCAAGATGAGGTATGGCGTCTGTTGTTgctttattattattattattattgaatgtttttttgtagtggGGCTGCACTCCTCTTTTGACTGCCGTTGAGTTTGGAAGTGACAACGTCATTGATTTGCTAGTGAATGAAAGCTGCAATATGTATGCACaaacgaagaaaggagaATGCGTTCTGGATGTGTCGATCATGGGAGGACGACTCGATCTATTTCATCGTTTTGTAAAAGCTGGCATGAAAGCCACGCAACTGTCGCCTGTAAATCCAAGTGAAAATCAAGTTTATCTGACATTACTTAATGTAGGAAAGTCGCCGATTCTTGCAAAAAGCGGTGGCGAGTGGAAGTGAAGAAGCTGTTCAATGTCTAAAAGAGGTCGATTGAGTTCATGAATGTgaattaatttgattaatATCTTAGTTATCAGATTaatcttcttcaaatttcggAAGATCCATTGAACTGGGTCTCTCAACGTTTAGAAGAATCAATTGAAGCGTCgtctagaaaagaagaagagtttGCACGCttagctgaagaaaaagaagccgacTACGAGGCACTTTATGGTTAGTAAGTGAGTCGTCCTGTATTAGAAGGGCTACTGGTTAATTGATTAGCAAAACTGCGAAGCGAggcagaagagaagaagagggcCTTGAGGGCACTTGATGCTAAAGATCGCGAACTTGGTAGGCAGTTCTCTACGTGTGGGTCGCGCCCTACTACACTGTGTTGTCCGATTGAAGCACAATTGAGAGCCGCTGCtcaagagaaagacgttcaGATCGagaacgcgagaaaagaaatcgatgctCTTCGACTTGATCACGGTATACAGAAGCTTcgtttgaaattttcaaGTCTTTCAAAAAACGTTGTGTCTGCTTTTTTAAATTCAAAGCGCAattgagagagaaagatgaTCAAACTGCGAGCGAAAGGGATCAGATTGAGGCTTTGAGACTTGGTCACGGTATGACTTAGCGTGTCTATGCATTGAGAGGCTTTTTAGTCTCTTTGTAGAAAATCTGAGAGAGCGTTACGAGGAGACGGTAGCTGAATTACGAATCGTCGCTGCAGAGAAAGCGGAGAACGACCGGCAGTTGGCAAAGGCAAAAGAGCAGGAAAATCTTCTTCAAATTCCTGTCGCCGACGTTGGAATGACAGAAATCAAGCTCGGAGGTGGATCATTCGCAggtgaaaataaaaaacaagaGTACTATAGATAGAGTTGTGTTTATTTAGAAGTGAAAGTGGGCTACTGGCGCGGATGTCCCGTGGCCGTCAAGATGTTCTTCGAACTGTTGAACACCGAGCGCtattttcgtctcttcgaaCAAGAGATCGCCGTCTGCACTCGAGCTCGTCatcccaacgtcgtctctctaTGCGGCGTAACGACGGAAAACGGCGTTCCACTTCGCATCATTACCGAACTCCTCGAAGGCTcactttctgacgtcatcagcgcCGCTCTTCGTTCAAAATGGGCTCTTTCGTTACGAGAGCAAATCGACTTGGCGTTCGGGATGACAGCCGGAATCGCCTATCTCCATCAACTCGGTCCAGGCGGCGTTTTGCACGGCGACATTCGCTCgaccaacgtcgtcgtcacgtcatTGATGGAGGCGAAAATATGCGATTTGGGCGCGGCTCGATTCGCCGAAGTGTCGCTCTCCGTCGGACCGTTGAGTCCCGACTATTTGGCTCCAGAGCGAAACCCGGAGAATCCAACTCATCAGCGTAATAGTAAGATGGCCGACGTTTGTAGTCTGGGAGTGACTGTCGTTGAATTGATGACTGGCGAACAGCCGGTTCCTAGTCATCGATTTGAGCAGGCTTCGAGCGTCGGTCATGGAGTGGTGAAGAGAATGTGTCACGAAATGATTAGCGCAGATCCGAGCGCGAGACCAGGCGCGGACGAGTGTTTGGTTCGATTGAAGCGAGTCCAGAAGTCGACCGAATATGACGAGTGTTATCCGAAGAGAATGGTGAAAGGTAAGTTACATGGCGAAAGTCAAGTGAGTCTTGTGATGGCGCCTTGGCAGTAGCGTCACGTGTAGCATTCTAGCCTTTGTCTTGTCGAGTGATTTTATTGTACGTAGAACGTTCCTAAACTTTggtaattttattaattaagtacgCTGTAGGAAGAATGTTTGTGAA carries:
- the LOC136186521 gene encoding serine/threonine-protein kinase TNNI3K-like isoform X3 — protein: MAPMLKFRARTDGRQFYVLRRATISICCICSYQKDVTFKQRIRKLFLARELRSLLGFLQWGRGMLGSASVYGQVEMTKKLLEMEFLLSETDYFRRTSLHWAAMYDRKEVAEVLIERGANVEAQDKWGRTPFHNAVCYGHNEFAKFLLNKGCNVCSIDHEGHGALALACIAKHRNTAEWLLSKFSDQVLQDLNSVLHLAAQTDADRIVGLLISNGAHIEAQDEWGCTPLLTAVEFGSDNVIDLLVNESCNMYAQTKKGECVLDVSIMGGRLDLFHRFVKAGMKATQLSPESRRFLQKAVASGSEEAVQCLKEINLLQISEDPLNWVSQRLEESIEASSRKEEEFARLAEEKEADYEALYGYEAEEKKRALRALDAKDRELAQLRAAAQEKDVQIENARKEIDALRLDHAQLREKDDQTASERDQIEALRLGHENLRERYEETVAELRIVAAEKAENDRQLAKAKEQENLLQIPVADVGMTEIKLGGGSFAEVKVGYWRGCPVAVKMFFELLNTERYFRLFEQEIAVCTRARHPNVVSLCGVTTENGVPLRIITELLEGSLSDVISAALRSKWALSLREQIDLAFGMTAGIAYLHQLGPGGVLHGDIRSTNVVVTSLMEAKICDLGAARFAEVSLSVGPLSPDYLAPERNPENPTHQRNSKMADVCSLGVTVVELMTGEQPVPSHRFEQASSVGHGVVKRMCHEMISADPSARPGADECLVRLKRVQKSTEYDECYPKRMVKGKLHGESQVSLVMAPWQ
- the LOC136186521 gene encoding serine/threonine-protein kinase TNNI3K-like isoform X2; protein product: MAPMLKFRARTDGRQFYVLRRATISICCICSYQKDVTFKQRIRKLFLARELRSLLGFLQWGRGMLGSASVYGQVEMTKKLLEMEFLLSETDYFRRTSLHWAAMYDRKEVAEVLIERGANVEAQDKWGRTPFHNAVCYGHNEFAKFLLNKGCNVCSIDHEGHGALALACIAKHRNTAEWLLSKFSDQDLNSVLHLAAQTDADRIVGLLISNGAHIEAQDEWGCTPLLTAVEFGSDNVIDLLVNESCNMYAQTKKGECVLDVSIMGGRLDLFHRFVKAGMKATQLSPESRRFLQKAVASGSEEAVQCLKEINLLQISEDPLNWVSQRLEESIEASSRKEEEFARLAEEKEADYEALYAKLRSEAEEKKRALRALDAKDRELAQLRAAAQEKDVQIENARKEIDALRLDHAQLREKDDQTASERDQIEALRLGHENLRERYEETVAELRIVAAEKAENDRQLAKAKEQENLLQIPVADVGMTEIKLGGGSFAEVKVGYWRGCPVAVKMFFELLNTERYFRLFEQEIAVCTRARHPNVVSLCGVTTENGVPLRIITELLEGSLSDVISAALRSKWALSLREQIDLAFGMTAGIAYLHQLGPGGVLHGDIRSTNVVVTSLMEAKICDLGAARFAEVSLSVGPLSPDYLAPERNPENPTHQRNSKMADVCSLGVTVVELMTGEQPVPSHRFEQASSVGHGVVKRMCHEMISADPSARPGADECLVRLKRVQKSTEYDECYPKRMVKGKLHGESQVSLVMAPWQ
- the LOC136186521 gene encoding serine/threonine-protein kinase TNNI3K-like isoform X1, with amino-acid sequence MAPMLKFRARTDGRQFYVLRRATISICCICSYQKDVTFKQRIRKLFLARELRSLLGFLQWGRGMLGSASVYGQVEMTKKLLEMEFLLSETDYFRRTSLHWAAMYDRKEVAEVLIERGANVEAQDKWGRTPFHNAVCYGHNEFAKFLLNKGCNVCSIDHEGHGALALACIAKHRNTAEWLLSKFSDQVLQDLNSVLHLAAQTDADRIVGLLISNGAHIEAQDEWGCTPLLTAVEFGSDNVIDLLVNESCNMYAQTKKGECVLDVSIMGGRLDLFHRFVKAGMKATQLSPESRRFLQKAVASGSEEAVQCLKEINLLQISEDPLNWVSQRLEESIEASSRKEEEFARLAEEKEADYEALYAKLRSEAEEKKRALRALDAKDRELAQLRAAAQEKDVQIENARKEIDALRLDHAQLREKDDQTASERDQIEALRLGHENLRERYEETVAELRIVAAEKAENDRQLAKAKEQENLLQIPVADVGMTEIKLGGGSFAEVKVGYWRGCPVAVKMFFELLNTERYFRLFEQEIAVCTRARHPNVVSLCGVTTENGVPLRIITELLEGSLSDVISAALRSKWALSLREQIDLAFGMTAGIAYLHQLGPGGVLHGDIRSTNVVVTSLMEAKICDLGAARFAEVSLSVGPLSPDYLAPERNPENPTHQRNSKMADVCSLGVTVVELMTGEQPVPSHRFEQASSVGHGVVKRMCHEMISADPSARPGADECLVRLKRVQKSTEYDECYPKRMVKGKLHGESQVSLVMAPWQ
- the LOC136186521 gene encoding serine/threonine-protein kinase TNNI3K-like isoform X4, encoding MAPMLKFRARTDGRQFYVLRRATISICCICSYQKDVTFKQRIRKLFLARELRSLLGFLQWGRGMLGSASVYGQVEMTKKLLEMEFLLSETDYFRRTSLHWAAMYDRKEVAEVLIERGANVEAQDKWGRTPFHNAVCYGHNEFAKFLLNKGCNVCSIDHEGHGALALACIAKHRNTAEWLLSKFSDQVLQDLNSVLHLAAQTDADRIVGLLISNGAHIEAQDEWGCTPLLTAVEFGSDNVIDLLVNESCNMYAQTKKGECVLDVSIMGGRLDLFHRFVKAGMKATQLSPESRRFLQKAVASGSEEAVQCLKEINLLQISEDPLNWVSQRLEESIEASSRKEEEFARLAEEKEADYEALYAKLRSEAEEKKRALRALDAKDRELAQLRAAAQEKDVQIENARKEIDALRLDHAQLREKDDQTASERDQIEALRLGHENLRERYEETVAELRIVAAEKAENDRQLAKAKEQENLLQIPVADVGMTEIKLGGGSFAEVKVGYWRGCPVAVKMFFELLNTERYFRLFEQEIAVCTRARHPNVVSLCGVTTENGVPLRIITELLEGSLSDVISAALRSKWALSLREQIDLAFGMTAGIAYLHQLGPGGVLHGDIRSTNVVVTSLMEAKICDLGAARFAEVSLSVGPLSPDYLAPERNPENPTHQRNSKMADVCSLGVTVVELMTGEQPVPSHRFEQASSVGHGVVKRMCHEMISADPSARPGADECLVRLKRVQKSTEYDECYPKRMVKGRMFVNVR